The following coding sequences lie in one Takifugu flavidus isolate HTHZ2018 chromosome 4, ASM371156v2, whole genome shotgun sequence genomic window:
- the igfn1.4 gene encoding immunoglobulin-like and fibronectin type III domain-containing protein 1 — MTNGTDTVGIRKKSRVPGVMITQFTETLPEGQSHPDFTRKPIALTIQEGKFAFFKAIVTGDPEPTVTWSRNNGDVSDTLRYQTKYDTHSKEHTFEMPNVMPDQADTYKCFATNEYGQAMVTVVLNVIEVGFNKNKVSQQTQAKDVDFNTVLKRKSKICRKSEQTQKKEGEIDPRFWELLMSTDKKDYESICSEFGVSDFRWMLKKLNEMKKEREEEQAEFVRNLSNLRPIQVNADGTASFEIDMDLIEPSSRIFLYKDGEMIPYTKEMGDKMKHSLRQVGKKYIFTMRELVSDDAGLYQLDVEDVTMFSTDFKVPMVDFLVKIQEVKAVEREDAVFECVLSHPSSKVSWFGKNVLLEQGEKYDIEVSEDKLIHRLVVKDCMMVDKGIYSACAGIRSCNSWLLVEADKVGGKKSARKTTRAGGSGIDLQKVAEQQQIKLEKEREERKEQIKAAKAAAAVAHPPETPIKAPALKKPVAKESEPGGEAQPPALEFPCSNPEITSGLPDVYALCGNKAELSVKLNVDCEGAWFKDGEQLTSGAGVTITKNSTCHKLLIQNCTEGSSGIYRFQSGDLSTQGKITIGEVPEFDPEDLHKFSKPVIIRVGQNATFKMVFPTQESMVVSWFREGTEIKDGGGLKIVREPNHSRLLFRDCLRSDAGEIRIQIKNPFGVAAATSHLIVLDRPSPPEAPVETVETASSIIVIKWKPPKDDGGSAVTNYIIEHQQVGQSLWKKLGSMSAENTSFRDRNVTHGKKYNYRIYAENPEGLSDALETNGSIMAGVMILSGPPGTPKVESASKTCIKLTWTPPEDDKGVPIIGYLLEKRKKDTTEWITLNDVSEPIEDVKYAVKQVTEGAEYEFRVSAINESGSGDPSTPSAIVCAKNPNRRPYFKDPGDFIVVRAGNSLRIKICYEAEPPPEITWVKNDEPISPWIQVINSESMSQLCIPSSKRSDSAMYTIKTKNCEGEALFDVEVRVTDEPKTPGPVELEQTSQGKVVVSWAPSPDEELDDRLYYVVTQHDSNTRVWKTVADRLFTHTYMANNILPGTEYHFRIYAKNDMGLSDPSQSPTWGVNNNRVPIASKRIYSSKVCFERPPSILVPLKVHTPPKGYQLYMTCAVRGCPTPSVSWYLNDVCINSDKNYFITNLCGVCSMYILRVQPTDSGEYKVVALNSLGKAECSTKIIVQE, encoded by the exons ATGACGAATGGGACGGACACAG TGGGGATCAGGAAGAAATCTAGGGTCCCTGGGGTGATGATTACACAATTCACTGAGACTCTGCCAGAGGGACAGAGCCACCCAGACTTCACCCGCAAGCCAATTGCTTTGACCATCCAAGAAG GAAAATTTGCTTTTTTCAAAGCCATTGTCACCGGAGACCCCGAGCCAACTGTAACATGGAGCAGAAATAATGGAGATGTGTCTGATACATTAAGATACCAAACTAAATATGACACCCACTCTAAAGAGCATACATTTGAG ATGCCAAATGTCATGCCAGACCAAGCCGATACCTATAAATGCTTTGCAACAAATGAATATGGACAAGCCATGGTCACAGTTGTCCTCAATGTAATTGAAG TTGGTTTCAATAAGAATAAAGTTTCACAACAAACTCAAGCCAAGGATGTGGACTTTAACACAGTACTAAAAAGGAAAAG CAAAATATGCCGAAAATCAGAACAAACTCAGAAAAAGGAGGGTGAAATCGATCCCCGATTTTGGGAGTTGTTAATGAGCACAGACAAAAAAGACTACGAGTCAATCTGTTCAGAGTTTGGAGTAAGTGACTTTCGGTGGATGCtgaagaaactaaatgaaatgaagaaagaaagagaagaagagcaggctGAG TTTGTCAGAAATTTGTCTAACCTCAGACCGATCCAGGTCAATGCAGATGGCACTGCATCCTTTGAGATTGACATGGATCTTATAGAGCCAAGCAGCAGGATTTTCCTGTACAAG GATGGTGAAATGATCCCATATACAAAGGAAATGGGGGATAAGATGAAGCACAGCCTTAGACAAGTAGGGAAAAAGTATATTTTTACTATGAGGGAGCTGGTGTCAGATGATGCTGGGCTGTACCAGCTGGATGTTGAGGACGTTACCATGTTTTCCACTGATTTTAAAG TCCCCATGGTGGATTTCTTGGTGAAAATTCAAGAAGTGAAAGCAGTGGAAAGAGAAGATGCTGTTTTTGAATGTGTCCTGTCACATCCTAGTTCTAAGGTTTCATGGTTTGGCAAAAACGTACTGTTGGAACAAGGCGAGAAATATGATATTGAGGTTTCTGAAGACAAGCTCATTCACAGACTGGTGGTCAAAGACTGCATGATGGTAGACAAGGGAATCTATTCTGCTTGTGCAGGAATCAGGTCTTGCAATTCATGGCTGCTTGTTGAAG cTGATAAAGTTGGAGGAAAAAAGTCAGCAAGAAAAACAACCAGAGCAGGAGGTTCTGGAATAGATCTACAGAAAGTTGCTGAACAGCAGCAAATAAAAttagagaaagagagggaggagaggaaagaacagattaaagcagcaaaagcagcagcagctgtggcacATCCTCCTGAGACTCCTATTAAAGCTCCTGCTCTTAAGAAACCTGTTGCAAAAGAGTCTGAACCAG GAGGGGAGGCACAGCCACCAGCACTGGAGTTCCCGTGTTCTA ATCCTGAAATTACCAGTGGACTCCCTGATGTTTATGCTCTTTGTGGTAATAAAGCTGAGTTAAGTGTAAAGCTGAATGTAGACTGTGAAGGTGCCTGGTTTAAAGATGGAGAACAG CTCACATCAGGTGCAGGGGTAACCATAACCAAAAATTCAACATGTCACAAGCTCCTAATTCAAAACTGTACAGAGGGTAGCTCCGGCATTTATCGCTTTCAATCAGGAGATCTAAGTACTCAGGGAAAGATCACCATTGGAG AGGTGCCTGAATTTGACCCAGAAGACCTTCACAAGTTCTCCAAACCTGTGATTATAAGAGTGGGCCAGAATGCCACATTCAAAATGGTATTTCCTACCCAGGAATCTATGGTGGTGAGCTGGTTTAGGGAAGGAACTGAGAttaaagatggaggaggattgAAGATAGTGAGGGAACCTAATCACAGTCGACTTCTGTTCAGAGACTGCCTGCGATCAGACGCAGGGGAAATACGAATCCAGATTAAAAACCCGTTTGGGGTTGCGGCGGCCACATCGCACCTTATTGTCCTAG ACCGACCCAGCCCACCTGAGGCTCCAGTAGAGACTGTTGAAACAGCCTCATCTATCATTGTGATTAAGTGGAAGCCTCCAAAAGATGACGGCGGCTCGGCTGTCACCAACTACATCATTGAGCATCAGCAGGTGGGCCAGAGTCTGTGGAAGAAACTTGGGAGCATGTCAGCTGAAAACACTTCCTTCAGAGACAGGAATGTGACTCATGGAAAGAAATACAACTACCGCATCTATGCTGAAAACCCAGAAGgcctcagtgatgccctggaaACAAATGGCAGCATTATGGCTGGTGTAATGA TACTTTCTGGTCCACCTGGAACACCAAAAGTGGAGAGTGCATCTAAAACATGCATCAAACTGACTTGGACCCCCCCAGAGGATGATAAAGGTGTACCGATCATTGGTTATCTGTTGGAGAAACGGAAGAAAGATACCACCGAGTGGATTACCTTGAATGATGTCAGTGAACCTATTGAAG ATGTGAAGTATGCTGTAAAACAAGTCACCGAGGGGGCAGAGTACGAGTTTAGGGTTTCAGCAATTAATGAATCTGGATCAGGGGATCCAAGCACTCCCTCTGCAATTGTGTGTGCCAAGAATCCCAACA GGAGACCATATTTTAAAGACCCAGGGGACTTTATTGTTGTAAGAGCAGGGAATTCTCTACGCATTAAGATCTGTTATGAG GCTGAACCTCCACCTGAGATCACTTGGGTGAAGAATGATGAGCCTATATCCCCTTGGATCCAGGTTATCAATTCAGAAAGTATGTCTCAGCTGTGTATTCCTTCATCAAAGAGGTCAGATTCAGCCATGTACACAATCAAAACCAAGAACTGTGAAGGAGAGGCATTGTTTGATGTTGAAGTCAGAGTTACAG ATGAACCCAAGACTCCAGGGCCAGTTGAATTGGAGCAAACAAGTCAGGGTAAAGTGGTGGTATCATGGGCCCCCTCCCCAGATGAGGAGCTCGATGACCGGCTGTATTACGTGGTCACCCAACACGACTCCAACACCCGAGTGTGGAAGACGGTGGCTGACCGCCTTTTCACTCACACATACATGGCCAATAACATCCTTCCTGGAACTGAGTACCACTTCCGGATCTATGCCAAAAATGACATGGGCCTCTCAGATCCCTCTCAGTCCCCAACGTGGGGtgtcaacaacaacagag TTCCAATAGCTTCAAAAAGAATATATTCATCAAAAGTCTGCTTCGAGAGACCCCCATCAATCTTGGTCCCTCTGAAAGTCCACACACCACCCAAAGGTTACCAGCTGTACATGACATGCGCTGTGCGCGGGTGCCCAACACCCAGTGTGTCTTGGTACTTAAACGATGTCTGCATCAACTCGGATAAAAATTATTTCATCACAAATTTGTGCGGCGTGTGCTCCATGTACATACTTAGAGTCCAACCAACTGACAGCGGTGAATATAAGGTTGTCGCTCTTAACTCTCTCGGCAAAGCAGAGTGCTCTACTAAAATTATTGTTCAAG AATAA